From a single Saimiri boliviensis isolate mSaiBol1 chromosome 7, mSaiBol1.pri, whole genome shotgun sequence genomic region:
- the POU6F1 gene encoding POU domain, class 6, transcription factor 1: MDPGAGSESSLTVNEQVIVMSGHETIRVLEVGVDAQLPAEEESKGLEGVAAEGSQSGDPAEAGQAAGEAGPDNLGSSVEATVKSPPGIPPSPAPAIATFSQAPSQPQASQTLTPLAVQAAPQVLTQENLATVLTGVMVPAGAVTQPLLIPISIAGQVAGQQGLAVWTIPTATVAALPGLTAASPTGGIFKPPLAGLQAAAVLNTALPAPVQAAPPVQASSTAQPRPPAQPQTLFQTQPLLQTTPAILPQPTAATAAAPTPKPVDTPTQITVQPAGFAFSPGIISAASLGGQTQILGSLTTAPVITSAIPSMPGISSQILTNAQGQVIGTLPWVVNSASVAAPAPAQSLQVQAVTPQLLLNAQGQVIATLASSPLPPPVAVRKPSTPESPAKSEVQPIQPTPTVPQPAVVIASPAPAAKPSASAPIPITCSETPTVSQLVSKPHTPSLDEDGINLEEIREFAKNFKIRRLSLGLTQTQVGQALTATEGPAYSQSAICRFEKLDITPKSAQKLKPVLEKWLNEAELRNQEGQQNLMEFVGGEPSKKRKRRTSFTPQAIEALNAYFEKNPLPTGQEITEIAKELNYDREVVRVWFCNRRQTLKNTSKLNVFQIP; the protein is encoded by the exons ATGGATCCTGGAGCTGGATCAGAGTCATCTCTGACTGTCAATGAGCAG GTCATCGTGATGTCAGGTCATGAGACCATCCGAGTGCTGGAAGTTGGAGTAGATGCCCAGCTCCCTGCTGAGGAAGAGAGCAAAGGACTGGAGGGCGTGGCTGCTGAGGGCTCCCAGAGTGGAGACCCTGCTGAAGCCGGTCAAGCTGCTGGTGAAGCTGGGCCAGACAACCTGGGCTCCTCTGTAGAGGCAACTG TGAAGTCACCCCCGGGGATCCCTCCGAGCCCTGCCCCTGCCATTGCCACCTTCAGCCAAGCCCCAAGCCAGCCTCAGGCATCGCAGACCCTGACACCACTGGCTGTACAAGCTGCCCCCCAG GTCTTGACTCAGGAAAACTTAGCCACAGTTCTGACAGGAGTTATGGTTCCAGCAGGGGCAGTTACTCAACCTCTTCTTATCCCCATCAGTATTGCAGGTCAAGTGGCTGGTCAGCAGGGGCTGGCCGTGTGGACAATTCCTACAGCAACCGTGGCTGCCCTCCCAGGACTGACCGCTGCTTCTCCTACGGGGGGAATTTTCAAGCCACCTTTAGCCGGTCTCCAAG CAGCTGCTGTGCTGAACACCGCTCTGCCGGCACCCGTACAAGCTGCCCCACCGGTACAGGCCTCCTCGACGGCCCAACCCCGgccaccagcccagccccagACGCTGTTCCAGACCCAGCCGCTGCTGCAGACCACACCTGCCATCCTCCCACAGCccactgctgccactgctgctgccccTACTCCCAAGCCAGTGGACACCCCCACACAGATCACCGTCCAGCCTGCAGGCTTCGCATTTAGCCCAGGAATC ATCAGTGCTGCTTCACTTGGGGGACAGACCCAGATCCTGGGCTCCCTCACTACAGCTCCAGTCATTACCAGCGCCATTCCCAGCATGCCAGGGATCAGCAGTCAGATCCTCACCAATGCTCAGGGACAG GTTATTGGAACCCTTCCATGGGTAGTGAACTCAGCTAGTGTGGCGGCTCCAGCACCAGCCCAAAGCCTCCAGGTCCAGGCCGTGACCCCCCAACTGTTGTTGAACGCCCAGGGCCAGGTGATTGCAACCCTGGCCAGCAGCCCCCTGCCTCCACCTGTGGCTGTCCGGAAGCCAAGCACACCTGAGTCCCCTGCTAAGAGTGAG GTGCAGCCCATCCAGCCCACACCAACAGTGCCCCAGCCTGCTGTGGTCATCGCCAGCCCAGCTCCAGCAGCCAAGCCATCTGCCTCTGCTCCTATCCCAATTACCTGCTCAGAGACCCCCACTGTCAGCCAGTTGGTGTCCA AGCCACATACTCCAAGTCTGGATGAGGATGGGATCAATTTAGAAGAGATCCGGGAGTTTGCTAAGAACTTTAAGATACGGCGGCTTTCTCTGGGCCTTACACAGACCCAGGTGGGTCAGGCTCTGACTGCAACAGAAGGTCCAGCCTACAGCCAGTCAGCCATCTGCCG GTTTGAGAAGCTGGACATCACACCCAAGAGTGCCCAGAAGCTAAAGCCAGTGCTGGAAAAGTGGCTTAATGAAGCAGAACTGCGGAACCAGGAAGGCCAGCAGAACCTGATGGAGTTTGTAGGAGGCGAGCCCTCCAAGAAACGCAAACGCCGCACCTCCTTCACTCCCCAGGCCATAGAGGCTCTCAATGCCTATTTTGAGAAGAACCCGCTGCCCACAGGCCAGGAGATCACTGAAATTGCTAAGGAGCTCAACTATGACCGTGAGGTCGTGCGTGTCTGGTTCTGCAATCGGCGCCAGACGCTGAAGAACACCAGCAAGCTGAACGTCTTTCAGATCCCTTAG